A genomic segment from Tuwongella immobilis encodes:
- a CDS encoding RNA polymerase sigma factor, with the protein MLHHRHDAEDVTQEVFLRIFRSLHRWDSTRPLRPWVMGIAINRCRTWLAQRGKRPELLDYLQETPARSQEDDSRELAQELQRALGNLRPDYRLVFVLFHEQRRSYDEISQLVDRPVGTIKTWLHRARLELLADLRQRGMVPEDAEPSFAVDPMSPLQPRSSP; encoded by the coding sequence ATGCTGCACCATCGGCACGATGCCGAAGATGTGACCCAAGAGGTGTTCCTTCGGATTTTTCGGAGTCTGCACCGTTGGGATTCCACCCGCCCGTTGCGCCCGTGGGTAATGGGTATTGCTATCAATCGGTGTCGCACTTGGCTGGCTCAACGCGGCAAGCGACCCGAACTCCTGGATTACCTCCAAGAGACACCCGCCCGAAGTCAAGAAGATGACAGTCGGGAACTTGCACAGGAATTGCAACGGGCACTCGGCAATCTGCGACCCGATTACCGATTGGTTTTCGTCCTCTTTCACGAGCAACGACGTTCGTATGACGAAATATCCCAATTGGTCGATCGCCCGGTAGGAACCATCAAAACCTGGTTACATCGTGCTCGGTTGGAACTGCTCGCCGATCTTCGACAACGGGGAATGGTCCCCGAAGACGCTGAGCCGTCCTTCGCCGTCGATCCGATGTCTCCATTACAGCCACGGTCTTCGCCATGA
- a CDS encoding anti-sigma factor family protein — translation MNPWSDPNSQPLPPNRPGASSECDRASEAMHAQLDGECSASQQAELEAHLEQCPPCRREWAELQSLLEWVDEAPPPAVPPLLTFRIATTVVRDQQRRRIRKLRQRAGLVAIAASILVAVGISWLGPTNRPTRNESMASHATSADPASPSTTPEMQPPIAAQQFAQLTPQRPTELQSLEDVRSAVLELTKRPNLPAMDVAYGFWSAPSLPESPKLEPVEVDLSRATEPLDEAAQSVAVAFEPVASSTRRAIQWVVRDLPTIPQMP, via the coding sequence ATGAACCCTTGGTCGGATCCCAACTCCCAACCGCTCCCGCCGAATCGACCCGGCGCATCGTCCGAATGCGACCGCGCGTCCGAGGCCATGCACGCCCAACTCGATGGCGAATGTTCGGCCTCACAACAGGCCGAATTGGAAGCGCATTTGGAACAATGCCCCCCCTGCCGCCGGGAATGGGCCGAACTCCAATCGCTGCTGGAATGGGTCGATGAAGCGCCGCCTCCGGCAGTTCCCCCCTTGCTCACCTTCCGCATTGCCACCACGGTCGTGCGCGATCAACAACGTCGGCGCATTCGCAAATTGCGGCAACGCGCAGGGCTTGTCGCAATTGCGGCCAGTATTCTCGTAGCGGTTGGAATTTCTTGGCTTGGGCCGACAAATCGCCCAACGCGCAACGAATCGATGGCATCTCATGCCACGAGTGCCGACCCCGCGTCCCCATCGACCACCCCGGAAATGCAACCGCCGATTGCAGCGCAGCAGTTCGCCCAGTTGACGCCGCAACGCCCGACGGAACTGCAATCTCTGGAAGATGTTCGGTCGGCAGTTCTGGAACTCACCAAACGGCCCAATCTTCCCGCGATGGATGTCGCATACGGATTTTGGTCGGCACCATCACTTCCGGAATCCCCCAAATTGGAACCCGTAGAAGTCGATTTGAGTCGTGCCACCGAACCGCTGGATGAAGCCGCTCAATCGGTCGCAGTCGCATTTGAACCGGTCGCATCATCGACCCGTCGCGCCATTCAATGGGTGGTCCGCGATCTGCCGACTATTCCGCAGATGCCGTAA